A genomic region of Papaver somniferum cultivar HN1 chromosome 7, ASM357369v1, whole genome shotgun sequence contains the following coding sequences:
- the LOC113295959 gene encoding probable pectinesterase 29, producing the protein MRVYKESLTTKYLYVFVLLTVVFGFATVYSETTLNDSNQQKLSKIIIVDKSGKSDFSTIQSAIDSIPENNNQWIHTLWDVSGLHYFKSCFIEGAVDFIFGGGQSIYEDCDISVISEGLSVMKKDDAEEFVVVGFITAQGRDIPEDPSAFVFKECRVFGTDKVYLGRAWISHSIVLFYKSKLSDVVIPKGWDSWNYVGQEGKITYAEHECFGQGSDKSQRFDWIKTLSQAMVYKLTSITFIDKEDWIKEQP; encoded by the exons ATGAGGGTTTACAAGGAATCATTAACGACCAAATATTTGTATGTTTTTGTTCTTTTAACTGTGGTTTTTGGATTTGCAACGGTTTATTCGGAAACGACACTGAATGATTCTAACCAACAAAAATTATCAAAGATCATTATTGTTGATAAATCAGGGAAGTCTGATTTCTCAACTATTCAATCCGCTATTGATTCGATACCAGAAAACAATAATCAGTGGATAC ATACATTATGGGATGTAAGCGGCCTCcattacttcaaatcttgcttcaTTGAAGGAGCTGTTGATTTCATATTTGGGGGTGGTCAATCTATATATGAG GATTGTGACATATCAGTGATCTCTGAGGGGCTAAGCGTTATGAAGAAAGATGATGCTGAAGAATTTGTGGTGGTAGGTTTCATAACTGCACAGGGAAGAGACATCCCAGAAGATCCAAGTGCATTTGTGTTTAAAGAGTGCAGAGTGTTCGGTACCGACAAAGTTTATCTTGGAAGAGCATGGATAAGTCATTCTATTGTGTTGTTTTACAAATCTAAGTTATCTGACGTTGTTATTCCTAAAGGTTGGGATTCTTGGAACTATGTTGGTCAAGA GGGTAAAATAACGTACGCTGAGCATGAATGCTTTGGACAAGGATCAGACAAGTCGCAACGGTTTGATTGGATAAAAACACTAAGCCAGGCGATGGTATACAAGCTGACGAGTATAACTTTCATTGACAAAGAAGATTGGATTAAAGAACAACCTTGA
- the LOC113293368 gene encoding V-type proton ATPase subunit G 1-like: protein MDGFKGQGGVQMLLSAEQEAQQIVASARNLKNSRLKQAREEADREIAQYRANLEAEYQKSVSETSGNSGMNVKRLEEETVEKIKSLKDMSSKVSKDVVSMLMRQVTTVKN, encoded by the exons ATGGATGGCTTTAAGGGACAAGGTGGCGTACAGATGTTACTGAGTGCAGAACAAGAGGCCCAACAGATTGTTGCGAGTGCCAGAAACT TAAAAAACTCGCGATTAAAGCAAGCGAGAGAAGAAGCAGACAGAGAAATTGCGCAATACCGGGCAAATTTGGAGGCTGAGTACCAAAAATCGGTGTCTGAG ACAAGTGGTAATTCGGGCATGAATGTGAAACGACTTGAAGAGGAGACTGTTGAAAAGATCAAGAGTTTGAAGGATATGAGTTCAAAAGTTTCTAAAGATGTTGTGTCCATGCTTATGAGGCAGGTCACAACTGTTAAAAATTGA
- the LOC113293366 gene encoding mannose-specific lectin-like: protein MGFSYKLFLLTLAILAVFGEAEDTVFSGEKLLSGQFIENPPYKFIMQNDCNLVLYKLDKALWASNTRGHGDECAVLLQKNGNLVMSSGSDVIWSSSSSRGPNSYRLVVQTDGNVVIYGGAIWATNTMQSSKKLHTKVNILGP from the coding sequence ATGggtttttcttacaaattatttCTGTTAACTCTAGCCATTTTAGCTGTATTTGGAGAAGCTGAAGACACGGTATTCAGTGGTGAGAAGTTATTGTCCGGTCAGTTTATCGAGAACCCACCCTATAAGTTTATCATGCAAAACGACTGTAACCTAGTCTTATATAAGTTAGATAAAGCTTTGTGGGCTAGTAACACTAGAGGTCATGGTGATGAATGCGCTGTTCTTCTACAAAAGAATGGAAATTTGGTCATGTCTTCTGGTTCTGATGTTATTTGGTCCAGTAGTTCATCTAGAGGTCCGAATTCTTATAGATTAGTTGTTCAAACTGATGGTAACGTTGTCATATACGGCGGTGCAATTTGGGCTACAAATACAATGCAATCTTCCAAGAAGCTTCACACGAAAGTTAACATCCTTGGTCCATAA